In a genomic window of Pseudomonadota bacterium:
- the flhA gene encoding flagellar biosynthesis protein FlhA has product MAAVPSNLNLRGLLSTGLGAPLLLVMMLAMVVLPLPPIALDILFTFNISFALVVLLVGIYAQRPLDFPIFPTVLLIATLLRLALNVASTRVVLLRGHTGTDAAGRVIEAFGEFVVGGNYAVGLVVFVILVIINFVVVTKGAGRVSEVSARFTLDAMPGKQMAIDADLNAGLITQDEARTRRSEVAQEADFYGAMDGASKFVRGDAVAGILILFINIIGGLAIGIVQHGLPFSDALRVYTLLTIGDGLVAQIPSLVLSTSAAIMVTRVSTAQDMGQQFINQLFGNPRALTVTAGVIGLLGLIPGMPNVAFLVLAGISGGMAYYIAQRNRLAPEAGEEEEEVAPVETAPRELSWEDVQPVDPVGLEVGYRLIPLVDRNQGGELMNRIKGVRKKLTQELGFLVQPVHIRDNLDLAPNGYRLSINGVTAGMGEVYTDRELAINPGQVFGSVPGLATKDPAFGLEAVWIEPAHREQAQTAGYTVVDASTVVATHLSELVKQHAQELLGHEEVQQLLDILARAAPKLVEDLTPKTLSLGAVLKVLQNLLAEGVAIRDIRTIAETLAATGARSQDPDVLTAHVRTSLGRSIVQQLVGPTGEIPVITLDPQLERLLHQSLQSPEEGGIGLEPSLAERLHNSLREAVERQEMAGHPALLLVAAPIRLWLARFLRPTIPGLAVLAYTELPDNRQIRVVANVGQPAALERA; this is encoded by the coding sequence ATGGCCGCAGTTCCCAGTAATCTCAACCTTCGTGGCCTGCTGAGCACGGGTCTTGGGGCACCGCTGCTGCTGGTGATGATGCTGGCGATGGTGGTGCTGCCACTGCCGCCAATCGCCCTCGACATACTTTTTACTTTTAACATCTCCTTCGCACTGGTGGTGCTGCTGGTCGGTATCTATGCGCAGCGCCCGCTCGACTTTCCCATCTTTCCCACTGTGCTGCTGATTGCCACGCTGCTGCGATTGGCGTTGAACGTCGCTTCCACCCGCGTGGTTCTGTTGCGCGGGCACACCGGCACTGACGCCGCGGGCCGTGTGATCGAGGCCTTCGGAGAATTCGTGGTGGGTGGCAACTACGCGGTGGGCCTTGTGGTCTTTGTCATCCTGGTCATCATCAATTTTGTGGTCGTGACCAAAGGTGCCGGCCGTGTTTCAGAAGTAAGTGCCCGGTTTACCCTGGATGCGATGCCGGGCAAGCAGATGGCGATCGATGCCGATCTCAACGCCGGTCTGATCACCCAGGATGAGGCGCGCACGCGACGCTCCGAAGTCGCTCAGGAGGCGGATTTCTACGGCGCCATGGACGGTGCTTCCAAATTCGTGCGCGGTGATGCTGTCGCCGGTATTCTGATTCTCTTCATCAACATTATTGGCGGGCTGGCTATTGGTATCGTCCAGCACGGCTTGCCCTTCAGTGATGCGCTGCGTGTCTATACGCTGCTCACCATCGGCGATGGCCTGGTGGCGCAGATACCCTCCCTGGTGCTTTCAACCTCCGCGGCGATCATGGTGACCCGTGTTTCTACCGCGCAGGACATGGGGCAGCAGTTCATCAACCAGCTGTTCGGCAATCCCCGTGCCCTGACGGTGACGGCTGGCGTGATCGGACTGCTGGGACTGATCCCCGGCATGCCCAACGTGGCCTTTCTGGTGCTCGCCGGGATCTCCGGTGGCATGGCCTATTACATTGCGCAGCGCAACCGGTTGGCGCCAGAGGCAGGGGAAGAGGAAGAGGAGGTGGCCCCTGTCGAGACCGCACCGCGTGAGCTCTCCTGGGAAGATGTGCAACCGGTCGACCCTGTCGGGCTGGAAGTGGGCTATCGCCTGATCCCCTTGGTGGATCGCAACCAGGGCGGGGAGCTCATGAACCGCATCAAGGGGGTGCGCAAGAAGCTTACGCAGGAGCTGGGGTTTCTGGTCCAGCCGGTTCACATCCGCGACAACCTGGACTTGGCGCCCAACGGCTACCGTCTCTCGATCAACGGTGTGACCGCCGGTATGGGAGAGGTTTATACCGATCGTGAGTTGGCCATCAATCCTGGTCAGGTGTTTGGCTCGGTACCAGGGCTGGCTACCAAGGACCCCGCATTCGGGCTCGAAGCGGTGTGGATTGAGCCGGCCCATCGCGAGCAGGCGCAAACCGCCGGCTACACGGTGGTCGATGCATCGACGGTCGTCGCGACGCACCTCAGCGAATTGGTAAAACAGCATGCGCAGGAGTTGCTCGGCCATGAAGAGGTCCAGCAGTTGCTCGATATCCTGGCGCGTGCCGCGCCCAAACTGGTGGAGGATTTGACACCCAAGACCCTGTCATTGGGCGCGGTGCTCAAGGTGTTGCAGAACCTGCTGGCCGAGGGGGTCGCCATCCGTGATATTCGCACCATCGCCGAAACTTTGGCGGCGACCGGTGCCAGGAGTCAGGACCCCGACGTTTTGACGGCCCATGTGCGTACCTCGCTGGGTCGTTCAATCGTTCAGCAACTCGTTGGTCCAACAGGAGAAATTCCCGTTATCACGCTGGATCCTCAGCTGGAACGCTTATTGCACCAGTCTTTGCAGTCCCCCGAAGAGGGGGGAATCGGGTTGGAGCCGAGCTTGGCTGAACGCTTGCACAACAGTCTTCGGGAAGCGGTGGAGCGCCAGGAGATGGCCGGTCATCCGGCACTCCTGCTGGTCGCCGCACCGATCCGCCTCTGGCTGGCGCGTTTCCTGCGGCCGACGATACCGGGGCTTGCGGTGCTCGCTTATACCGAGCTGCCGGATAACCGGCAGATCCGGGTAGTCGCGAACGTCGGGCAACCCGCGGCATTGGAACGGGCGTAG
- the flhF gene encoding flagellar biosynthesis protein FlhF: protein MKIKRYFAPDIRTAIRQVREQQGPDAVILSNKAVEGGVEIVAAVDYDEQTVLQQARSVEVDRVRRQDEPVAEKSFEELPERPRPAESIWSQEPVLTEMRRELNSMRDLLENQLSGLAWGDMVRNQPLRATLLRRLVNMGVSSRLAKSIADKTGSAGDQDQLWRKALGLLAHAVPVAEDDILAQGGIVALVGPTGVGKTTMVAKLAARFCLRHGRRQVALITTDNYRVGAHEQLRTYGRILDVPVRVIEEGENLGSVLEHYADRRLILIDTAGMGQRDARLNQHLAQLQDEFLPIRRYLVLSATTHRTGLAEIVRRFGKMPLHGCMLTKVDEATRLGGALSVLIEQQLPVAYVGDGQRVPEDLAPARAHNLVSMAVSMALQGDSVPAETASAPGLGSAVANGER from the coding sequence ATGAAGATCAAACGTTATTTCGCACCGGACATACGCACCGCTATTCGGCAGGTGCGCGAGCAACAGGGGCCGGATGCCGTGATTCTCTCCAACAAGGCCGTGGAAGGCGGGGTGGAGATCGTCGCCGCAGTTGATTACGACGAACAGACCGTGCTGCAACAGGCGCGTTCCGTGGAAGTCGACAGGGTGCGGCGGCAGGACGAGCCGGTTGCGGAAAAGTCCTTCGAGGAGTTGCCGGAGCGGCCCAGGCCCGCCGAGAGCATCTGGTCGCAGGAACCAGTGCTGACCGAGATGCGGCGCGAACTCAATTCGATGCGCGATCTGCTGGAGAATCAACTCTCGGGATTGGCGTGGGGCGACATGGTTCGCAATCAGCCGCTGCGCGCCACGCTGCTGCGACGCCTGGTCAATATGGGTGTGAGTTCACGACTCGCAAAAAGCATCGCGGACAAGACCGGATCGGCGGGTGATCAGGATCAACTGTGGCGCAAGGCGTTGGGGCTGCTGGCGCATGCCGTGCCGGTCGCCGAAGACGATATCCTCGCGCAAGGCGGCATCGTCGCTTTGGTGGGACCGACCGGTGTCGGCAAAACCACTATGGTCGCCAAATTGGCGGCACGCTTTTGTCTGCGCCACGGGCGCCGACAGGTCGCCTTGATTACCACCGACAACTATCGGGTCGGCGCCCACGAGCAGTTGCGCACCTACGGGCGTATTCTCGATGTGCCGGTGCGTGTGATCGAGGAGGGCGAGAATCTGGGGTCGGTGCTGGAGCACTACGCCGATCGCCGGCTGATACTGATCGACACGGCGGGGATGGGGCAGCGCGATGCCCGGTTGAACCAGCATCTGGCGCAGCTGCAGGACGAATTTCTGCCGATCAGGCGCTACCTGGTTCTTTCGGCCACTACCCATCGCACCGGTCTGGCGGAGATCGTGCGCCGCTTCGGCAAGATGCCATTGCACGGTTGCATGCTGACCAAGGTCGACGAGGCCACCCGTCTCGGGGGTGCGCTATCGGTTCTGATAGAGCAGCAATTGCCGGTAGCCTATGTGGGAGATGGCCAGCGTGTACCGGAGGATCTGGCGCCCGCAAGGGCCCATAATTTGGTTAGTATGGCGGTCTCCATGGCATTGCAGGGGGATAGCGTACCGGCAGAGACGGCCTCGGCCCCCGGCTTAGGGAGTGCGGTAGCCAATGGCGAGCGGTAA
- a CDS encoding MinD/ParA family protein: MKNPGPVQVIAVTSGKGGVGKTNVSVNLAISLAQLGRQVMLLDADLGLANVDVLLGLHPKLNLSHVMKGECSLDEVILEGPHGVRIVPASSGIKGMAEMSPAEHAGVVRAFSEVGGHIDTLIVDTAAGISDSVISFSRASQEVLVVVCDEPASITDAYALIKLLSREHGQHRFRVLANMTHSPSEGKELFTKITRVTDRFLEVTLDYMGAIPHDSYVRKAVQRQRAVVDAYPACKASQAFKQMAQVADKWPKTKAADGHLRFFFERMLQVGATEWQAV; the protein is encoded by the coding sequence ATGAAAAATCCTGGCCCGGTGCAGGTCATCGCGGTGACCAGCGGCAAAGGCGGTGTGGGCAAGACCAACGTCTCGGTGAATCTGGCCATATCTCTGGCGCAGTTGGGGCGGCAGGTGATGCTGCTGGATGCCGATCTAGGCCTCGCCAATGTCGATGTGTTGCTGGGGCTGCATCCGAAGCTCAACTTATCGCATGTGATGAAGGGTGAGTGTTCGCTGGATGAGGTTATCCTGGAGGGCCCCCACGGGGTGCGCATTGTGCCGGCTTCGTCGGGGATCAAGGGTATGGCCGAAATGAGTCCGGCGGAACACGCCGGGGTGGTAAGAGCGTTCAGCGAGGTCGGCGGCCATATCGATACGTTGATTGTCGATACCGCCGCGGGAATCTCCGATTCGGTGATCTCTTTCAGCCGTGCCTCGCAGGAGGTGTTGGTGGTGGTGTGTGATGAACCGGCCTCGATCACCGATGCCTATGCCTTGATCAAGCTGTTGAGCCGCGAACATGGGCAGCATCGGTTCCGGGTATTGGCTAATATGACGCACTCGCCCAGTGAGGGTAAGGAATTGTTCACAAAAATCACCCGTGTCACCGACCGTTTTCTTGAAGTGACGCTTGATTATATGGGTGCGATACCCCATGACAGCTATGTGCGCAAGGCGGTCCAGCGCCAGCGTGCGGTGGTCGACGCCTATCCGGCCTGCAAGGCATCGCAGGCATTCAAGCAAATGGCCCAGGTGGCCGATAAGTGGCCGAAGACCAAAGCCGCAGACGGCCACCTGCGGTTCTTTTTTGAGCGCATGCTGCAAGTGGGCGCGACCGAATGGCAGGCAGTCTGA
- a CDS encoding RNA polymerase sigma factor FliA, translating to MKGVAGYTAQQEQSRAELVERHASLVKRIACHLHSRLPPSVQLEDLVQAGVIGLLEAARNYDATQGASFATYAGIRIRGAMLDEIRRLDWTPRSVHRKVRMVAEAVHRIENENGRDARDGEVAELLGISLDEYHQILQDASSARIFSVEDVGIDGELPFAEGAGQGLDPLANLQNDDFRQGLAEAISELPERERLVVSLYYDEELNLREIGEVLGVTESRVCQIHGRAMVRLRARMRDWLDGEE from the coding sequence ATGAAGGGCGTGGCCGGATACACCGCACAACAGGAACAGTCGCGTGCCGAACTGGTCGAGCGCCACGCATCGCTGGTAAAGCGGATCGCCTGTCACCTGCACAGCCGACTGCCGCCCAGCGTGCAACTGGAAGATCTGGTTCAGGCGGGCGTGATCGGTTTGCTGGAGGCGGCACGCAACTACGACGCCACGCAGGGTGCGAGTTTCGCAACCTACGCGGGCATTCGCATTCGCGGTGCGATGCTCGATGAGATACGGCGCTTGGATTGGACGCCGCGCTCGGTGCACCGTAAGGTGCGCATGGTCGCCGAAGCCGTCCATCGTATTGAGAATGAAAACGGACGCGATGCGCGCGATGGCGAAGTCGCCGAGCTGCTGGGGATTTCGCTCGACGAATACCATCAGATTCTGCAGGATGCCAGCTCCGCGCGCATCTTCAGCGTCGAAGATGTGGGGATTGATGGCGAATTGCCTTTTGCGGAGGGCGCCGGGCAGGGTCTGGATCCACTGGCGAATCTGCAGAACGATGATTTCCGGCAGGGATTGGCGGAGGCGATCAGCGAATTGCCGGAGCGTGAACGGCTGGTGGTTTCACTTTATTATGACGAAGAGTTGAATTTGCGTGAGATAGGGGAAGTGCTGGGTGTCACGGAATCACGCGTCTGCCAGATTCATGGCCGAGCCATGGTTCGATTGCGCGCCCGGATGCGCGATTGGTTGGACGGGGAGGAGTGA
- a CDS encoding chemotaxis protein CheY — MDKNMKILIVDDFSTMRRIIKNLLRDLGFNNTAEADDGATALPILQAGNFDFLVTDWNMPNMTGIQLLEAVRTDPKLQKLPVLMVTAEAKREQIVMAAQAGVNGYIVKPFTAATLKEKIEKIFERLEGGG; from the coding sequence TTGGATAAGAACATGAAGATTCTCATCGTGGACGATTTTTCCACGATGCGCCGCATCATCAAAAATCTGCTGCGCGACCTGGGCTTCAACAACACAGCTGAGGCCGACGATGGCGCGACGGCCTTACCCATTCTGCAGGCCGGTAATTTCGATTTTCTGGTGACCGACTGGAATATGCCCAACATGACCGGTATCCAGCTGCTGGAGGCGGTACGCACCGATCCCAAGCTGCAGAAACTCCCGGTGCTGATGGTGACTGCGGAGGCCAAGCGCGAACAGATCGTCATGGCGGCGCAGGCCGGGGTCAACGGTTATATCGTCAAACCCTTCACGGCGGCGACTCTCAAGGAGAAGATCGAGAAGATATTCGAGCGTCTCGAAGGCGGCGGCTGA
- a CDS encoding protein phosphatase CheZ: MAIRPENTKALPDVEAVRALLKHLESDNRAGAEALFDELLALRESQMFQQLGRLTRDIHDALRNFHLDERLSKLADEEIPDAKQRLNYVIEMTGQSAHRTLNAVEACLPLSEQIEIQGGELLADWERFRNRELTMEEFKGLSSRISDYFSTAAQCAASMRGELSDVMMAQDFQDLTGQVIRRVITLVQEVEDKLVDLVRAAGGRIKSGAPEVKEASLSQGEGPTPPALLTDDRVANQDDVDDLLSSLGF, encoded by the coding sequence ATGGCAATACGCCCTGAGAATACCAAGGCCCTGCCTGACGTCGAGGCCGTGCGCGCACTGCTGAAGCATCTCGAGTCCGATAACCGCGCTGGTGCCGAGGCGTTGTTCGACGAACTGCTCGCGTTGCGCGAATCCCAGATGTTCCAGCAGCTGGGCAGGTTGACGCGTGATATTCACGATGCACTGAGAAATTTCCACCTCGACGAGCGCCTCTCGAAGTTGGCCGACGAGGAGATTCCGGACGCCAAGCAGCGGCTCAACTACGTTATCGAGATGACCGGTCAGTCGGCCCACCGCACCTTGAACGCGGTCGAGGCCTGTCTCCCACTGTCGGAGCAGATCGAGATTCAGGGCGGTGAACTGCTGGCGGACTGGGAGCGGTTTCGCAACCGCGAACTGACGATGGAGGAGTTCAAAGGACTGTCCAGCCGGATCAGCGACTATTTTTCGACGGCCGCCCAGTGTGCAGCCAGCATGCGCGGCGAACTCTCCGACGTCATGATGGCACAGGATTTTCAGGATCTGACCGGCCAGGTCATCCGGCGGGTCATTACTCTGGTACAGGAGGTAGAGGACAAATTGGTCGATCTGGTACGGGCCGCCGGCGGACGGATCAAATCGGGTGCGCCGGAAGTTAAAGAGGCGTCGCTGTCTCAGGGTGAGGGGCCGACGCCGCCCGCCCTGTTGACCGACGATCGAGTTGCGAACCAGGACGATGTGGACGACCTGCTCTCGAGCCTGGGTTTCTGA
- a CDS encoding chemotaxis protein CheA: MAIDGDDEILQDFLIEAGEILELLGEQLVDLERKPQDSELLNAIFRGFHTVKGGAGFLGITSLVEICHCTEDVFNLLRQGSVVVDAGIMDIVLRSLDSVNEMFDGVRGGQEPAAADTELLQQLRYIADHGLAPGGNAAPAVSQAAVAEAASPAAVEAEAKNAPAPDDDFTDLEFQALLDAAANSKEATAAESAPPPSEAGEGDITEDEFEALLDELHGKGKFSAAGIEAAPEPQPVPGAPTPPPAAADDDEITDDEFEALLDELHGQGKFGADLVAAIPNRAVADKKTSAKAQGKPAPKVAAGSKPTAKPASQPAPRPATPRADTTAQSDSTIRVDTKRLDEIMNMVGELVLVRNRLATLRSKINDEQVAKAIANLDLVTSDLQLAAMKTRMQPIKKVFGRFPRVVRDLARHLNKEIDLEMQGEETDLDKNLVEALADPLVHLVRNSVDHGIELPEVRVKAGKSPKGTVVLAAEQAGDHILLSIEDDGAGMDPERLRAKVVEKGLMDEEAAKRLTDRECYNLIFLPGFSTKSEISDVSGRGVGMDVVKTRIGQLNGTVEIDSELGRGSRISIKVPLTLAILPTLMVRLQDQAFAIPLSNVNEIFDLDLSRTKMIDGQEVVMLRGKALPVFYLKEWLIRAKGTPSERPSSGHVVVVQVSGRLVGFVVDHLLGQEEVVIKPLGAFLQKISGLAGATITGDGRMALILDVPSLLKAYAGRRGAGHARAKDQR; the protein is encoded by the coding sequence ATGGCCATCGATGGCGATGACGAGATCCTTCAGGATTTTCTGATCGAAGCAGGGGAAATTCTCGAACTGCTGGGTGAGCAGTTGGTCGATCTGGAGCGCAAGCCTCAGGATTCCGAGTTGCTCAACGCCATCTTCCGCGGCTTTCATACCGTCAAGGGCGGCGCCGGATTCCTGGGTATCACCTCGCTGGTCGAGATCTGCCACTGCACCGAAGACGTTTTCAATCTGCTGCGCCAGGGAAGCGTTGTCGTCGATGCCGGCATCATGGACATCGTGCTGAGATCGCTCGATTCGGTCAATGAAATGTTCGACGGGGTGCGCGGCGGTCAGGAGCCGGCGGCAGCCGATACCGAACTGCTCCAGCAGCTGCGCTATATCGCCGATCACGGGCTTGCGCCCGGCGGCAATGCTGCCCCCGCTGTCAGTCAAGCCGCCGTCGCCGAAGCGGCGTCACCCGCGGCGGTGGAGGCGGAAGCGAAGAACGCACCAGCCCCCGACGACGATTTTACCGATCTCGAGTTTCAGGCACTGCTCGATGCGGCAGCGAACAGCAAGGAAGCCACGGCAGCTGAGTCCGCCCCACCCCCAAGCGAAGCAGGCGAAGGGGATATCACCGAGGACGAATTCGAAGCCCTGCTCGACGAACTCCATGGCAAGGGGAAGTTCAGTGCCGCGGGTATCGAGGCAGCACCGGAACCCCAACCCGTCCCGGGCGCACCGACGCCACCACCAGCCGCGGCTGACGACGACGAGATTACCGATGATGAGTTCGAGGCATTGCTTGACGAGTTGCACGGTCAGGGGAAGTTCGGCGCAGATCTTGTTGCAGCCATCCCAAACAGGGCCGTGGCAGACAAAAAAACGTCCGCCAAGGCACAGGGGAAACCCGCGCCGAAGGTGGCGGCGGGATCCAAGCCAACCGCGAAGCCGGCATCCCAACCGGCGCCTCGGCCGGCCACGCCACGCGCTGATACCACCGCGCAGTCGGATTCGACGATACGCGTCGATACCAAGCGCCTCGACGAGATCATGAACATGGTGGGTGAGCTGGTGCTGGTACGCAACCGACTCGCCACACTGCGCAGCAAAATCAACGATGAACAGGTTGCCAAGGCGATCGCCAATCTGGATCTGGTCACCTCGGATCTTCAATTGGCCGCCATGAAGACCCGCATGCAACCGATCAAAAAGGTCTTTGGGCGCTTCCCACGGGTGGTGCGCGATCTCGCCCGCCACCTCAATAAGGAGATCGACCTGGAGATGCAGGGCGAGGAGACCGATCTCGATAAAAACCTTGTCGAGGCGTTGGCCGATCCGTTGGTGCATCTGGTGCGTAACTCGGTCGACCACGGGATCGAGCTGCCCGAGGTGCGTGTCAAGGCAGGCAAGTCGCCCAAGGGTACCGTGGTATTGGCCGCCGAGCAGGCGGGTGATCACATCCTCCTCTCCATCGAAGACGACGGCGCGGGCATGGACCCCGAGCGGCTGCGCGCCAAAGTGGTGGAGAAGGGTTTGATGGACGAAGAGGCGGCCAAACGGCTGACCGATCGCGAGTGCTACAACCTGATCTTTCTGCCGGGATTCTCGACCAAATCCGAAATCTCCGACGTCTCCGGTCGCGGTGTGGGTATGGACGTGGTCAAGACGCGTATCGGTCAGTTGAACGGCACGGTGGAGATCGATTCCGAACTGGGTCGCGGTAGCCGTATCTCGATCAAAGTACCTTTGACCCTGGCCATCCTGCCGACGCTGATGGTCAGACTCCAGGACCAGGCTTTTGCCATACCCTTGAGCAACGTCAACGAGATTTTCGATCTCGATCTGTCACGTACCAAGATGATCGATGGTCAAGAGGTGGTGATGCTGCGGGGGAAAGCACTGCCGGTTTTTTATCTCAAGGAGTGGTTGATCCGTGCGAAAGGAACGCCCTCCGAGCGACCCAGTTCCGGACATGTCGTGGTGGTGCAGGTGAGCGGACGCCTGGTGGGGTTCGTGGTCGATCATCTGCTTGGCCAGGAGGAGGTGGTGATCAAACCTTTGGGGGCCTTTCTCCAGAAAATTTCCGGGCTTGCCGGTGCCACGATAACCGGTGACGGACGTATGGCGCTCATCCTGGATGTGCCCAGTCTGCTGAAAGCCTATGCGGGTCGACGTGGTGCCGGGCACGCGCGGGCAAAGGATCAACGGTGA
- a CDS encoding chemotaxis response regulator protein-glutamate methylesterase translates to MSVRVLVVDDSGFFRRRIAEIISSDARLEVVGSAENGMEAVRQVKSLKPDVVTMDIEMPVMDGIAAVRRIMAEHPTPVLMFSTLTYEGGKATLDALEAGAVDFLPKRFEDMAKDRESGARVLCARVYQLGSRRSVAKPSAAPSATKRASEFGAVNRPVVATARPASVIRPGSVKLLAIGASTGGPVALQQVLAKLSADFPVPIVLIQHMPANFTRAFAERLDQQCAISVKEAADKDELKPGMALLAPGGKQMLVERSGARLLVSVQDGKQELTYRPSVDVTFGSAARAMGCEVLALVLTGMGADGREGARLLKQGGSLVWAQDEASCVIYGMPAAVIQAHLADRVLALDEIGAALTASI, encoded by the coding sequence ATGAGCGTGCGTGTCCTCGTGGTCGATGATTCAGGTTTCTTTCGCCGCCGTATCGCCGAGATCATCTCCTCCGATGCGCGATTGGAGGTGGTGGGGAGCGCGGAGAACGGGATGGAGGCGGTGCGGCAGGTGAAGAGTCTGAAGCCCGACGTGGTTACCATGGATATCGAGATGCCGGTCATGGATGGCATAGCGGCTGTGCGCCGCATCATGGCGGAGCATCCCACGCCGGTATTGATGTTCTCAACGCTTACCTACGAGGGCGGCAAGGCCACCCTCGACGCTCTGGAAGCAGGTGCGGTGGATTTTCTCCCGAAGCGCTTCGAGGATATGGCGAAGGATCGGGAGAGCGGTGCTCGCGTCCTGTGTGCCAGGGTCTATCAGTTGGGATCGCGGCGCTCAGTGGCAAAACCGAGTGCCGCCCCGTCAGCGACCAAACGCGCATCAGAGTTCGGCGCCGTAAATCGACCCGTGGTTGCCACGGCGCGGCCGGCATCCGTCATCCGCCCCGGCAGCGTCAAACTGCTGGCGATCGGCGCATCGACCGGAGGGCCAGTGGCGCTGCAGCAGGTCCTGGCCAAACTGTCTGCCGATTTTCCCGTGCCGATCGTCCTGATCCAGCACATGCCCGCCAACTTTACCAGGGCTTTTGCCGAGCGCCTCGATCAACAGTGTGCGATCTCTGTCAAAGAGGCGGCGGACAAGGATGAGTTGAAACCGGGAATGGCGTTGCTCGCCCCGGGGGGCAAGCAGATGCTGGTGGAACGCAGCGGCGCGCGTTTGCTGGTCTCGGTGCAGGATGGCAAGCAGGAACTCACTTATCGGCCGAGTGTCGACGTCACCTTCGGCTCCGCCGCGCGCGCGATGGGCTGCGAAGTGCTGGCGTTGGTGCTGACCGGTATGGGTGCTGACGGGCGCGAAGGTGCCCGGCTGCTCAAGCAGGGCGGATCTCTCGTCTGGGCTCAGGATGAGGCAAGTTGCGTGATTTATGGCATGCCAGCGGCCGTTATCCAGGCGCATCTGGCGGACCGTGTACTGGCGCTGGATGAGATTGGCGCAGCGCTGACGGCCAGTATCTGA
- a CDS encoding flagellar motor protein codes for MDILSIIGILLALGAIVGGNILEGGHTDSLVQLTAFIIVIGGTLGAVMLQTPLNSFLHAIKMFGWIILPPKQEAEVAIEKIVEWSNVARKEGLLGLEAVSEGEPDLFVRKGLQLLVDGSEPDAIRSIMEVELSAKEHHGIQAAKVYEAGGGYSPTIGIIGAVMGLIHVMQNLSDPSKLGSGIAVAFVATIYGVGAANLFLLPIANKLKSIVHHQTQYREMVVEGIISIAEGENPRNIEAKLRGYLT; via the coding sequence ATGGACATCCTCAGCATAATCGGCATCCTCCTGGCGTTGGGCGCGATCGTCGGCGGCAATATCCTCGAAGGCGGTCACACCGATTCGTTGGTACAGCTCACAGCCTTCATCATCGTTATCGGCGGTACCCTGGGCGCGGTGATGCTGCAGACGCCGCTCAACTCCTTCCTCCATGCCATAAAGATGTTTGGCTGGATCATTCTGCCTCCCAAGCAGGAGGCTGAAGTCGCAATCGAGAAGATCGTCGAATGGAGCAATGTGGCGCGCAAGGAGGGGTTGTTGGGATTGGAGGCGGTGTCCGAGGGTGAGCCGGATCTCTTTGTGCGTAAAGGACTGCAGCTGCTGGTCGACGGCAGCGAACCCGATGCGATTCGCAGCATCATGGAGGTCGAACTCTCCGCCAAGGAACACCATGGAATTCAGGCGGCAAAGGTTTACGAAGCGGGCGGCGGCTATTCACCCACCATCGGCATCATCGGCGCGGTCATGGGGTTGATACACGTGATGCAGAATCTCTCCGATCCCAGCAAATTGGGCAGCGGTATAGCCGTGGCATTTGTAGCAACCATCTACGGTGTGGGTGCTGCCAATCTGTTTTTGCTGCCCATTGCCAATAAGCTCAAAAGCATCGTTCACCATCAAACGCAGTATCGCGAAATGGTGGTCGAAGGCATCATCTCTATTGCCGAGGGAGAGAATCCGCGCAATATCGAAGCAAAACTGCGGGGCTACCTGACGTGA